The [Eubacterium] siraeum genome contains a region encoding:
- a CDS encoding biotin transporter BioY — MNRQKITTIVLCALFAAITAVLSQIAIPMPSGVPVTLQTFAIALCGFYLCTARATVSTVVYVLLGAVGVPVFSGFKGGIASIVGPTGGFIIGFIAMAAISGIAFRNMPEKFRIPLRIAMGILGVAACHICGFVQYALVAGKDLLSSFLLVSAPYLIKDIASVVLAYFAALAISKALKRTGFAPSEQA; from the coding sequence ATGAACAGACAGAAAATCACAACAATCGTACTTTGTGCGCTCTTTGCGGCAATTACGGCAGTACTTTCGCAGATAGCGATACCGATGCCCTCCGGCGTACCGGTTACATTACAGACCTTTGCAATAGCCCTCTGCGGCTTTTATCTCTGCACGGCAAGAGCAACCGTTTCAACGGTCGTTTATGTTCTGCTCGGTGCGGTAGGCGTTCCCGTATTCAGCGGCTTCAAGGGCGGAATCGCTTCAATAGTAGGTCCTACGGGCGGATTTATAATCGGCTTTATCGCTATGGCGGCCATCAGCGGAATCGCATTCAGAAATATGCCCGAAAAGTTCCGTATACCGCTTAGAATAGCAATGGGCATCTTAGGCGTTGCCGCTTGCCATATCTGCGGATTTGTACAGTACGCTCTCGTTGCAGGCAAGGATCTGTTATCCAGCTTCCTGCTCGTATCCGCTCCCTATCTTATAAAGGATATAGCAAGCGTGGTTCTCGCATACTTTGCCGCTCTCGCAATTTCAAAGGCTCTGAAAAGAACAGGCTTTGCTCCAAGCGAACAGGCGTAA